A portion of the Rhodopseudomonas sp. BAL398 genome contains these proteins:
- a CDS encoding sensor histidine kinase — MNYFIPPALRADRETRNRVHVFLVSHILGPFIGNVVPAAIYFFDPHPGFEIAILALSITAFWLFPFLLKAGVPYNPLALISVQNLIFCILWSCYFNGGVTSPTLPWVLTIPLLAFFYLGSSASLRLIVIAMFAVNLAIFISLYQFGAVVKNPLPGAGMQGLGIVSTIAASIYVAMMATYYAKVLASQTELESEMREHVATASELRLATIEAERAGSAKSEFLARMSHELRTPLNAVIGYSQILLEDAGDDVQDISDLNKIHGAGQHLLKLVNEILDLSKIEAGRMELHLEPTDVAGLLTDAVHRATPAAEHNGNQISCSVGDDLGTALLDAGKLRSVLDQLLHNAAKFTENGTIELIGALKANDELTIHIIDSGIGIAADQIPGLFEKFTAIDDSTTTKYSGPGLGLALSQKLCRLMGGEIIVESQIDKGSRFTIRLPLPPAPQAGDDDGRAEATLVPSLTEPGHAVLQAAAPPQG, encoded by the coding sequence GTGAACTATTTCATTCCACCCGCGCTCCGGGCCGACCGCGAGACCCGCAACCGCGTCCACGTGTTCCTCGTCAGTCATATTCTCGGCCCCTTCATCGGAAACGTCGTCCCGGCCGCGATCTATTTTTTCGATCCGCATCCCGGCTTCGAGATCGCGATCCTGGCGCTGTCGATCACGGCGTTCTGGCTGTTTCCGTTCCTGCTCAAGGCCGGCGTGCCCTACAATCCGCTGGCGCTCATCTCAGTGCAGAATCTGATCTTCTGCATTCTGTGGAGCTGCTACTTCAACGGCGGCGTGACCTCGCCGACGCTGCCCTGGGTGCTGACGATTCCGCTGTTGGCGTTCTTCTATCTGGGCTCATCGGCATCGCTCCGCTTGATCGTGATCGCGATGTTCGCCGTCAATCTGGCGATCTTCATCTCGCTCTATCAGTTCGGCGCGGTGGTGAAGAACCCGCTGCCGGGCGCGGGCATGCAGGGCCTCGGCATTGTCTCGACCATCGCCGCGTCGATCTATGTGGCGATGATGGCGACCTATTACGCCAAGGTGCTGGCCTCGCAGACCGAACTCGAAAGCGAAATGCGCGAGCACGTCGCCACCGCCTCGGAATTGCGGCTGGCGACCATCGAGGCCGAACGGGCCGGCTCCGCCAAATCCGAGTTTCTGGCGCGAATGAGTCATGAACTGCGCACCCCGCTCAATGCGGTGATCGGCTATAGCCAGATCTTGCTCGAAGACGCCGGTGATGACGTCCAGGACATCTCCGACCTGAACAAGATCCACGGCGCGGGCCAGCACCTTCTCAAGCTGGTGAACGAGATCCTCGATCTGTCGAAAATCGAGGCCGGCCGGATGGAATTGCATCTGGAACCGACTGATGTTGCGGGCCTGCTGACCGACGCCGTTCACCGCGCGACGCCGGCGGCGGAGCACAACGGAAATCAAATCTCCTGCAGCGTCGGCGACGATCTCGGAACCGCCTTGCTCGATGCCGGCAAATTGCGCAGCGTGCTCGACCAGCTTCTGCACAACGCCGCAAAATTCACCGAGAACGGCACCATCGAATTGATCGGAGCTCTCAAGGCGAACGACGAGCTGACGATTCACATCATCGATAGCGGCATCGGAATCGCGGCTGACCAGATCCCCGGGCTGTTCGAGAAGTTCACCGCGATCGACGACAGCACCACCACGAAATATAGCGGCCCCGGCCTGGGGCTGGCTCTCAGTCAGAAGCTTTGCCGGCTGATGGGCGGCGAGATCATCGTCGAAAGCCAAATCGACAAGGGCAGCCGCTTCACGATCCGGCTGCCGCTGCCGCCCGCGCCGCAAGCAGGCGACGATGACGGCCGCGCCGAGGCGACCCTGGTTCCGTCATTGACCGAGCCCGGCCATGCCGTTCTGCAGGCCGCGGCCCCGCCGCAAGGCTGA
- a CDS encoding sensor histidine kinase, translating into MLVVNILVSVIDWFIPEAAKAERSERSLARNFVFTHIFGPLLSQGISLFLYLSDPNPGYACWTIIIAIWLFWTLPFVYKFTGDLQLAAVISTEMLALTSLFGAYFYGGVSSPFLPWLIVSLLLGFFYLSERPLLIVGLFSCNVFGFCAAYVRWGFPELVPPEQLATVGWISILSATTYMSWMAIYYAHMISTRSDLEREAERHRETTARMREAKRMADEANRAKSIFLAKMSHELRTPLNAVIGFSEILLEGVEPGERNARKKTDLERINAAGKHLLSLVADVLDLSKIESNMIELKIESFDLAKMVQDVVGNVEPMLAGKHNRLVVDCPADLGIVSTDQTKLRQAALNLLSNAAKFTEAGTITLSVRRQKSLGADWVEIAVRDTGIGISESELPRLFKNFGQANRETASKYGGTGLGLAISQKLCALMGGGISAVSEPGRGSCFTIRVLAGADATSDESAAILALSPANRLALGRAM; encoded by the coding sequence GTGCTGGTCGTAAATATCCTGGTCAGTGTGATCGACTGGTTCATTCCGGAGGCAGCCAAGGCCGAACGCTCCGAGCGCAGCCTTGCGCGCAATTTCGTGTTCACGCACATCTTTGGACCCCTGCTGTCGCAGGGCATCAGCCTGTTTCTCTATCTGAGCGATCCGAATCCCGGCTATGCCTGCTGGACCATCATCATTGCGATCTGGCTGTTCTGGACGCTGCCCTTTGTCTACAAATTTACCGGCGACCTGCAGCTCGCCGCGGTGATCTCGACCGAGATGCTGGCGCTCACCTCGTTGTTCGGCGCTTATTTCTACGGCGGAGTCAGCTCGCCGTTCCTGCCCTGGCTGATCGTCAGTTTGCTTCTTGGTTTCTTTTATCTGTCCGAGCGCCCACTGCTGATTGTCGGTCTGTTCTCCTGCAACGTGTTCGGGTTTTGCGCCGCCTATGTGCGGTGGGGTTTCCCGGAACTGGTGCCGCCCGAACAGCTGGCGACGGTGGGCTGGATTTCGATCCTCTCGGCCACGACCTACATGTCCTGGATGGCGATCTACTACGCCCACATGATTTCGACCCGGTCCGATCTCGAGCGAGAAGCCGAACGACACCGTGAGACCACCGCCCGCATGCGCGAAGCCAAGCGCATGGCCGACGAGGCGAACCGGGCGAAGTCGATCTTCCTGGCCAAGATGAGCCACGAATTGCGCACGCCGCTGAACGCGGTGATCGGCTTCAGCGAGATTCTGCTCGAGGGCGTCGAGCCCGGCGAGCGCAATGCGCGCAAGAAGACCGATCTCGAACGCATCAATGCCGCCGGCAAGCACCTGCTGTCGCTGGTGGCCGACGTGCTCGATTTGTCGAAAATCGAATCCAACATGATCGAGCTGAAGATCGAGTCGTTCGATCTTGCCAAGATGGTTCAGGACGTGGTCGGTAATGTCGAGCCGATGCTGGCGGGCAAACACAACCGGCTGGTCGTGGATTGCCCGGCGGACCTTGGAATTGTCTCGACCGACCAGACCAAATTGCGGCAGGCCGCGCTCAATCTGCTGAGCAACGCGGCGAAGTTCACCGAGGCCGGAACGATCACGCTGTCGGTGCGGCGTCAAAAGTCCCTCGGCGCCGATTGGGTCGAGATCGCGGTGCGTGACACCGGCATCGGCATTTCGGAATCCGAACTGCCCCGCTTGTTCAAGAATTTCGGCCAAGCCAATCGCGAGACCGCGAGCAAGTATGGCGGCACCGGGCTCGGCCTGGCGATCAGTCAGAAGCTCTGCGCGCTGATGGGCGGGGGCATCTCCGCTGTCAGCGAACCGGGGCGCGGATCTTGCTTCACCATCCGGGTGCTTGCCGGGGCGGACGCCACCTCGGATGAGTCCGCGGCGATTCTGGCATTGTCGCCGGCCAATCGGCTGGCGCTCGGAAGGGCGATGTGA
- a CDS encoding putative bifunctional diguanylate cyclase/phosphodiesterase, whose translation MVVDDIEDNRTILTRRFERRGFRVAEAVSGLEALAMIESEPFDLVLLDVMMPGIDGFETLRRIRQTKSLSALPVIMVTAKSESQNIVDALDFGANDYITKPVDFAVALARVNIQIGRKQIEEQLAERTVSLIEANQTLKAEIANREKSEAHSKYLAYHDSLTGLGNRLMFREQLEQAINDDVAGDVVTDAGEFAVLFVDLDGFKGVNDSLGHSIGDLLLKTIASRLRDLLDPQDRIARLGGDEFAILQIGVAQPGASIALAEKIIAAIGLPCNIDGHDVSVGGSVGIAIGQSGTSDAERFLKSADIAMYKAKSDGRGTYRIFDPEMDAIVQARRILERDMRQALAQDGFQMHYQPLVNLQNGNVSSFEALMRWQHPERGMVSPGEFIPAAEEIGLIVPLGEWALRQACADAMGWPAEIGVSVNLSPIQFAKGNLVSTVVSALARSGLPASRLELEVTESVVLERSDRNLEILSQLRQLGVRISIDDFGTGYSGIGYLRSFQFDKIKIDQSFVRDLNEDHGSLAIVRAVIGLGNSFGITTTAEGVETEEQMRRLKAEGCIEAQGYLYSKPVPPDAIAQLLESLAARRTMSQDAAGLDLGSTVGKG comes from the coding sequence TTGGTCGTCGACGACATCGAGGACAACCGAACCATCCTGACCCGCCGCTTCGAGCGGCGCGGCTTTCGCGTCGCCGAGGCGGTGAGCGGGTTGGAAGCGCTGGCCATGATCGAGAGCGAGCCGTTCGACCTCGTCCTGCTCGACGTCATGATGCCGGGGATCGACGGCTTCGAGACGCTGCGCCGAATCCGGCAGACCAAATCGCTGTCGGCCTTGCCGGTGATCATGGTGACGGCGAAATCCGAAAGCCAGAACATCGTCGACGCGCTGGATTTCGGCGCCAATGACTACATCACCAAGCCGGTCGATTTCGCCGTCGCGCTGGCCCGCGTCAATATCCAGATCGGCCGCAAGCAGATCGAGGAGCAACTCGCCGAGCGCACCGTCAGCCTGATCGAGGCCAATCAGACGCTGAAGGCCGAGATCGCCAACCGCGAGAAGTCCGAAGCCCATTCCAAATACCTCGCCTATCACGACTCGCTGACCGGGCTCGGCAATCGGCTGATGTTCAGGGAACAGCTCGAGCAGGCGATCAATGACGACGTCGCGGGCGACGTCGTGACGGATGCGGGTGAGTTCGCGGTGCTGTTCGTTGATCTCGACGGCTTCAAGGGCGTCAATGACAGCCTGGGGCATTCGATCGGCGATCTGCTGCTGAAGACCATCGCCAGCCGGCTGCGCGACCTGCTCGACCCGCAGGATAGGATCGCGCGGCTGGGTGGCGACGAGTTCGCGATCCTGCAAATCGGCGTGGCGCAGCCCGGTGCGTCGATCGCGCTGGCGGAAAAAATCATCGCCGCGATCGGTCTTCCCTGCAATATCGACGGCCATGACGTGTCGGTCGGCGGCAGCGTCGGCATCGCAATCGGTCAGTCCGGCACCAGCGACGCCGAGCGCTTTCTGAAGAGCGCAGATATCGCGATGTACAAGGCCAAGTCCGACGGCCGCGGCACCTACCGGATCTTCGATCCGGAAATGGACGCGATCGTGCAAGCGCGGCGCATCCTGGAGCGCGATATGCGCCAGGCGCTGGCGCAAGACGGCTTCCAGATGCACTATCAACCGCTGGTCAATCTTCAGAATGGCAATGTCAGCAGCTTCGAGGCGCTGATGCGCTGGCAGCATCCCGAGCGCGGCATGGTCTCGCCGGGCGAATTCATTCCGGCGGCGGAAGAAATCGGCTTGATCGTGCCGCTCGGCGAATGGGCGCTGCGGCAGGCCTGCGCCGATGCGATGGGATGGCCGGCCGAGATCGGGGTTTCGGTCAATCTGTCACCAATTCAGTTCGCCAAGGGCAATCTGGTGTCGACGGTGGTGAGCGCGCTGGCGAGGTCGGGACTGCCGGCATCGCGGCTGGAGCTGGAAGTCACCGAGTCGGTGGTGCTCGAGCGCTCCGATCGGAATCTCGAGATCCTTAGCCAGTTGCGTCAGCTGGGCGTGCGGATCTCGATCGATGATTTCGGAACCGGCTATTCGGGGATCGGTTATCTGCGCAGTTTCCAGTTCGACAAGATCAAGATCGACCAGTCCTTCGTCCGCGATCTGAACGAGGATCATGGCAGTCTCGCCATCGTGCGGGCGGTGATCGGCCTTGGCAACAGCTTCGGAATCACCACCACCGCCGAGGGCGTCGAGACCGAGGAACAGATGCGGCGGCTGAAGGCCGAAGGCTGCATCGAGGCGCAGGGTTATCTCTACAGCAAGCCGGTGCCGCCGGACGCGATCGCGCAACTGCTCGAGAGCTTGGCGGCGCGGCGCACGATGTCCCAGGACGCGGCCGGGCTGGACCTCGGAAGCACAGTGGGTAAAGGCTGA
- a CDS encoding Asp-tRNA(Asn)/Glu-tRNA(Gln) amidotransferase GatCAB subunit A, producing MSSIEPALLSLTEVAQAIAKKRISSREATQSCLDRVERWQPRLNAFMAIEAEQALADATAADTELANGKSRGVLHGVPLAHKDMFYDEGHVVTCGSIIRRNWVATTTSTALQRLKDAGTIRTGSLQMAEFAYGPTGHNAHYGPVCNPWDFFRITGGSSSGSGSAVAARMTFAALGSDTGGSVRMPANFCGVTGLKTTVGRVSRAGAMPLSQSLDTVGPLARTAQDCALLLSLMAGADPEDPTCIRGELPDYNAATRESIAGLRIGIPSEFYVDDLDSEVTRALEQTIATLKREGASVVSVELPDQRLLSAACQLVLAVEAAAFHKRWMDERPQDYSPQVLMRLQNGLAVPAVSYLEAMRWRGPALAAYLAAIADVDAVLAPVAPVAAPTIKETDVGNGPDAEAAIQRLTRFTRPVNYLGLPSLAFPTGFTRLGTPIGMQIIGRPFAEAMLLRIGAAFQRATDYHAKVPKLP from the coding sequence ATGAGCTCGATCGAACCGGCGCTGCTATCGCTGACCGAAGTGGCCCAGGCCATTGCCAAGAAAAGAATTTCCTCGCGCGAGGCGACGCAATCCTGCCTCGACCGCGTCGAGCGCTGGCAGCCCAGGCTCAACGCCTTCATGGCGATCGAAGCCGAGCAGGCGCTCGCCGACGCCACCGCCGCCGACACCGAACTGGCCAATGGCAAAAGCCGCGGCGTGCTGCACGGCGTGCCGCTGGCGCACAAGGACATGTTCTACGATGAGGGCCATGTCGTCACCTGCGGCTCCATCATTCGCCGCAACTGGGTCGCCACCACCACATCGACGGCGCTGCAGCGGCTGAAGGACGCCGGCACCATCCGCACCGGCTCGCTGCAGATGGCGGAATTCGCCTATGGGCCGACCGGCCACAACGCCCATTACGGCCCGGTGTGCAATCCGTGGGATTTCTTCCGGATCACCGGCGGCTCGTCGTCGGGCTCAGGCTCCGCAGTCGCCGCCCGGATGACCTTCGCAGCGCTCGGCTCTGACACCGGCGGCTCGGTGCGGATGCCGGCGAATTTCTGCGGCGTCACCGGCTTGAAGACCACGGTCGGCCGGGTCAGCCGCGCCGGCGCGATGCCGCTGTCGCAATCGCTCGACACCGTCGGGCCGCTGGCGCGGACCGCGCAGGATTGCGCGTTGCTATTGTCGCTGATGGCGGGCGCCGATCCGGAAGATCCGACCTGCATCCGCGGCGAACTACCCGACTACAACGCGGCGACGCGCGAATCGATCGCCGGCCTGCGGATCGGGATTCCATCGGAATTTTATGTCGACGATCTGGATTCCGAGGTGACCCGCGCGCTGGAACAGACCATCGCGACGCTGAAGCGCGAGGGCGCCAGCGTGGTCAGCGTCGAATTGCCCGATCAGCGGCTGCTGAGCGCGGCCTGCCAGCTGGTGCTGGCGGTCGAGGCCGCAGCCTTCCACAAGCGCTGGATGGACGAACGGCCGCAGGACTACAGCCCGCAGGTGTTGATGCGGCTGCAGAACGGCCTCGCCGTTCCGGCGGTCAGCTATCTCGAGGCGATGCGCTGGCGCGGCCCGGCGCTGGCGGCCTATCTGGCGGCGATCGCCGATGTCGACGCGGTGCTGGCGCCGGTAGCGCCGGTCGCAGCGCCGACCATCAAGGAGACCGATGTCGGCAACGGCCCCGACGCCGAAGCGGCGATCCAGCGGCTGACTCGCTTCACCCGGCCGGTCAACTATCTTGGCCTGCCATCGCTGGCGTTTCCGACCGGCTTCACCCGCCTCGGCACGCCGATCGGCATGCAGATCATCGGCCGGCCTTTTGCCGAGGCGATGCTGCTGCGGATCGGCGCCGCGTTCCAGCGCGCCACCGACTATCACGCCAAGGTGCCGAAACTGCCGTAA
- a CDS encoding CHAD domain-containing protein encodes MGKAIKRRLGTAPQRVSKAKASSKVSQTALRRPSRPVNAKPPGALVLDPDAGTVEALQAICRWTLQTIAAQQQAVRQRKPVGVHQMRIGLRRMRAAISLFGDLLDDDQTDHIKAELKWLAGRLAPARDLHVMQMKVAQLDGARALQKQLAASRIAAFDQARAAVEQPRFRALLREIARWIDHGAWAAPPPGKRRNAKRFAKRVLAKRAAQVIDKAARLDQMSVEKRHRLRIAAKKLYYATGFFETLFGDPKPARQLTAFKKKLKALLDALGALNDIAVQGGLASKLADAPNAPTPPATRAIESLSEQNRADSKALLKSAAKAGRKLARTPLFAD; translated from the coding sequence ATGGGTAAAGCAATCAAGCGGCGGCTGGGGACGGCACCGCAACGTGTTTCCAAGGCAAAAGCCTCGTCGAAAGTCTCCCAAACGGCCTTGCGCAGGCCAAGCCGGCCGGTCAACGCCAAGCCGCCTGGCGCGCTCGTTCTCGACCCCGATGCCGGCACGGTCGAGGCGTTGCAGGCGATTTGCCGGTGGACGCTGCAGACCATCGCCGCGCAGCAGCAGGCGGTGCGGCAGCGCAAGCCGGTCGGCGTGCATCAAATGCGGATTGGGCTGCGGCGGATGCGCGCCGCGATCTCGCTGTTCGGCGACCTGCTCGACGACGACCAGACCGACCATATCAAGGCGGAGCTGAAATGGCTGGCCGGTCGCCTGGCGCCGGCGCGCGACCTTCATGTCATGCAGATGAAGGTCGCCCAGTTGGACGGCGCGCGGGCGCTGCAGAAGCAATTGGCGGCGAGCCGGATCGCCGCCTTCGACCAGGCCAGGGCCGCGGTCGAGCAACCGCGCTTCCGCGCCCTGCTGCGCGAGATCGCACGCTGGATCGATCACGGGGCCTGGGCCGCGCCGCCGCCCGGCAAACGCCGCAACGCCAAGCGGTTCGCCAAGCGGGTCCTGGCCAAACGCGCCGCGCAGGTGATCGACAAGGCCGCGCGGCTCGACCAGATGAGCGTGGAAAAGCGCCACAGATTACGCATCGCGGCCAAGAAGCTGTATTACGCCACCGGGTTCTTCGAGACCCTGTTCGGGGACCCGAAACCGGCCAGGCAATTGACCGCTTTCAAGAAAAAACTGAAGGCGCTGCTTGACGCGCTCGGCGCGCTCAACGATATCGCGGTGCAGGGCGGATTGGCCAGCAAGCTCGCCGATGCCCCGAATGCGCCGACACCGCCGGCGACGCGGGCGATCGAATCGCTGTCCGAGCAGAACCGGGCGGACAGCAAGGCGTTGCTGAAATCCGCCGCCAAGGCCGGCCGCAAGCTTGCGCGGACGCCGCTTTTCGCAGATTGA
- the exbB gene encoding tonB-system energizer ExbB, which produces MRAAALIALCVVVLPGAGHAATDTALLPRNLSPWGMFVGADIVVRAVMVGLAVASLATWTVWLSKSIELRRATRQARQRLTLLETDTTLAQVADNSGEARDAVAQLVQSAAREATLSAWQLDDDFKQRVALRLERVEAAMSRRIARGTGILATIGAVAPFVGLFGTVWGIMNAFIGISEAHTTNLAVVAPGIAEALLATALGLVAAIPAVVIYNVLVRQIGAYRALLGDASAQVLLLVSRESSRPQRGRVRAAE; this is translated from the coding sequence ATGAGGGCCGCGGCGCTGATCGCGCTCTGTGTCGTCGTCCTGCCGGGCGCCGGTCATGCCGCCACCGACACCGCATTGTTGCCGCGCAATCTGTCGCCCTGGGGCATGTTCGTCGGCGCCGACATCGTGGTGCGCGCGGTGATGGTCGGGCTGGCGGTGGCGTCGCTGGCGACCTGGACGGTGTGGCTGTCGAAATCGATCGAGCTGCGCCGCGCCACCAGGCAAGCGCGGCAGCGGTTGACGCTGCTGGAAACCGACACCACACTGGCGCAGGTTGCCGATAACAGCGGCGAGGCGCGCGACGCGGTGGCGCAGCTGGTGCAATCGGCGGCGCGCGAGGCCACCCTGTCCGCCTGGCAGCTCGACGATGATTTCAAGCAGCGCGTGGCATTGCGGCTGGAGCGAGTCGAGGCGGCGATGTCGCGGCGGATCGCGCGCGGCACCGGCATTCTGGCGACGATCGGCGCGGTGGCGCCGTTTGTCGGGCTGTTCGGTACGGTGTGGGGCATCATGAATGCCTTCATCGGCATCTCCGAGGCCCATACCACGAATCTTGCGGTGGTGGCGCCCGGCATCGCCGAAGCGCTGCTCGCCACCGCTTTGGGTCTGGTCGCGGCGATCCCCGCGGTGGTGATCTACAATGTGCTGGTGCGTCAGATCGGTGCCTATCGGGCGCTGCTGGGCGACGCTTCGGCGCAGGTGCTGCTGCTGGTCAGCCGCGAAAGCAGCCGGCCGCAGCGCGGACGCGTGCGGGCGGCGGAGTAG
- the exbD gene encoding TonB system transport protein ExbD has protein sequence MAIRLGGGAGRDDDLVEAHEINVTPFIDVMLVLLIVFMVAAPLATVDIGVDLPASAAQPQKRPDQPVFVTVKPDLSLAVGEDVIARDALGETLATATKGNKDERIFLRADKVVSYGDLMEVMNLLRDAGYLKIALVGLDARSAPQ, from the coding sequence ATGGCGATCAGGCTGGGCGGCGGGGCCGGCCGCGACGACGATCTGGTCGAGGCCCATGAGATCAACGTCACGCCATTCATCGACGTGATGCTGGTGCTGCTGATCGTCTTCATGGTGGCGGCGCCGCTGGCCACCGTCGATATCGGCGTCGACCTGCCGGCCAGCGCCGCGCAGCCGCAAAAGCGGCCGGACCAGCCGGTGTTCGTCACGGTGAAGCCCGATCTGTCTTTGGCGGTCGGCGAGGACGTCATCGCGCGCGACGCGCTCGGTGAGACGCTGGCGACCGCCACCAAGGGCAACAAGGACGAGCGGATCTTCCTGCGCGCCGACAAGGTCGTGAGCTATGGCGACCTGATGGAGGTGATGAACCTGCTACGCGACGCCGGCTATCTGAAGATCGCCCTGGTCGGGCTCGACGCCCGCAGCGCGCCGCAATGA
- a CDS encoding energy transducer TonB, whose protein sequence is MNAFTLHRPSDQSGVAHWTVSAIIIVAIHVGVIAAGVAWYQETPQAGVEIPAIMVDLAPAASASAAPATDAAPGPDMQQADDNSPPPEPVKPPPVEPEQIPSTPVQEKPEVEAPPEQKVQPTPPEPAKTEPTKVEPAKVEPVEPEPVVMPKPRPKREPKPPSRQPPAPRTSAPPPAERHAASASLATRGETAVAVLPSYRDRLAAHLQRFKRYPSGAKSSGAQGTALLSFTVGRNGRVLGSRLARSSGNAALDAETLAMIRRAEPLPAFPPQMTQSSLSFTVPVRFSLR, encoded by the coding sequence ATGAACGCCTTTACGCTGCATCGGCCGAGCGATCAGTCCGGGGTGGCGCATTGGACCGTTTCCGCCATCATCATCGTGGCGATCCATGTCGGGGTGATCGCCGCTGGCGTGGCCTGGTATCAAGAGACGCCGCAGGCCGGGGTGGAAATTCCGGCAATCATGGTCGATCTGGCGCCGGCGGCATCGGCGTCGGCCGCGCCGGCGACCGATGCCGCGCCCGGCCCCGACATGCAGCAGGCCGACGACAATTCGCCGCCGCCCGAACCGGTCAAGCCGCCGCCAGTCGAGCCCGAACAGATCCCCTCGACGCCGGTGCAGGAGAAACCGGAGGTCGAGGCGCCGCCGGAACAGAAGGTCCAGCCGACCCCGCCCGAGCCCGCCAAAACCGAGCCCACCAAAGTCGAGCCTGCCAAGGTCGAGCCGGTCGAGCCCGAGCCGGTGGTGATGCCGAAGCCGAGACCGAAGCGCGAGCCGAAACCGCCGTCGCGGCAGCCGCCGGCACCGCGCACCAGCGCGCCGCCGCCCGCCGAGCGGCACGCCGCATCGGCCTCGCTCGCGACCAGGGGCGAGACCGCGGTCGCGGTGCTGCCGTCCTATCGCGACCGGCTCGCCGCGCATCTGCAGCGCTTCAAGCGCTATCCGTCCGGCGCCAAATCCAGCGGCGCCCAGGGCACCGCGCTGCTGAGTTTTACCGTGGGGCGCAACGGTCGTGTGCTCGGCAGCCGGCTGGCGCGTTCATCTGGAAATGCGGCGCTGGACGCCGAAACCCTGGCGATGATCCGCCGCGCCGAACCGCTGCCGGCGTTTCCGCCGCAGATGACGCAGTCTTCGCTCAGTTTTACCGTGCCGGTGCGGTTTTCGCTGCGCTGA
- a CDS encoding DUF3618 domain-containing protein, translating to MADDARSMEDIKRDTERARAELSQTVDQLRTSVEATASDLRQRVSPSAIKAEMSEYFESRGEELVSRVKHAVRNNPVQAVAVGAALGYPLLKLLRAIPTPVLMVGAGLYLAGSKSGQAVTQQASDAAVDFAGEVERRARQFGTDASETATAAAQYTSGTLQAASEVASSRATQFRQAAASSAAELRDRADQLGKTVASNVDDLRRKAVSAGETVATQAGEVADRGAALSDAVTGSIRDAADQVRDVAASAREGAADAAARVREAAAAGRDAAVRARYRAEEFGDQAGKTFTATVSNHPLLVAGAGLVLGGLLASAIPRMRRSSDPVDDGEGRSRRAVGGPDDNIRSAQDPESALDRDSGNVRDIGPRSRKLSEATASSYETPSQNKH from the coding sequence ATGGCAGACGACGCTCGTTCAATGGAAGACATCAAGCGGGACACCGAGCGTGCCCGGGCCGAACTCAGTCAAACCGTCGATCAGCTGCGGACCTCGGTCGAGGCCACCGCGAGCGACCTGCGTCAACGAGTCTCGCCCAGCGCCATCAAGGCCGAAATGAGCGAATATTTCGAGTCGCGTGGCGAGGAGCTGGTCAGCCGGGTCAAACATGCCGTGCGCAACAATCCGGTGCAGGCTGTCGCGGTCGGCGCGGCGCTTGGTTATCCATTGCTGAAGCTGCTGCGCGCCATTCCCACGCCGGTGCTGATGGTCGGCGCCGGACTATATTTGGCCGGCTCGAAATCGGGGCAGGCGGTGACGCAGCAGGCCTCTGACGCCGCGGTCGATTTCGCCGGCGAGGTCGAGCGGCGCGCCCGGCAATTCGGCACTGACGCCTCGGAGACGGCAACGGCCGCCGCGCAATACACCTCCGGCACGCTGCAGGCGGCCTCCGAAGTGGCCTCGTCGCGTGCGACGCAATTCCGGCAGGCCGCGGCGTCCAGCGCAGCCGAATTGCGGGACCGGGCCGATCAGCTCGGGAAGACGGTCGCCTCCAATGTCGACGATCTTCGCCGCAAGGCAGTGTCGGCCGGCGAAACCGTTGCAACCCAGGCCGGTGAGGTCGCCGATCGCGGCGCCGCGTTGTCCGATGCGGTGACGGGCTCGATCCGCGATGCCGCCGACCAGGTCCGGGACGTGGCGGCTTCGGCGCGCGAGGGCGCGGCCGATGCGGCCGCGAGGGTCCGCGAGGCTGCCGCCGCCGGTCGGGATGCTGCCGTCAGGGCGCGATATCGCGCCGAAGAATTCGGCGATCAGGCCGGCAAGACTTTCACTGCGACCGTCAGCAATCATCCGCTCTTGGTGGCGGGAGCGGGGCTGGTTCTCGGTGGGCTGCTTGCCAGCGCCATTCCGCGGATGCGGCGCTCCAGCGACCCCGTCGATGATGGCGAAGGGCGTTCCAGACGCGCCGTCGGTGGTCCGGACGACAACATCCGCTCGGCGCAGGATCCGGAATCTGCGCTCGATCGTGACAGCGGAAATGTTCGCGACATCGGTCCGCGTAGCCGCAAATTATCCGAAGCCACAGCGTCGTCATACGAGACGCCGTCGCAGAACAAGCACTGA